In Methanomicrobium antiquum, one DNA window encodes the following:
- a CDS encoding DUF167 domain-containing protein: MNIGMALAENQSGVVITLDVSAGSKKTVFPSGFNEWRKALLCRINAPPVEGKANKEIICAISDFFSVPQSDVSIIKGATSSQKRVLVKNISLKDASELLTKILS; encoded by the coding sequence ATGAATATTGGAATGGCTCTTGCAGAAAATCAGTCGGGAGTTGTAATCACTCTGGATGTATCTGCGGGAAGCAAAAAAACTGTCTTTCCTTCAGGGTTTAATGAATGGCGAAAAGCCCTTCTTTGCAGAATCAATGCTCCTCCTGTCGAAGGAAAAGCAAATAAAGAGATAATATGTGCAATATCTGATTTTTTTTCTGTCCCACAGTCTGATGTTTCAATAATTAAAGGTGCTACATCATCACAAAAACGCGTTTTGGTAAAAAATATTTCTTTGAAGGATGCATCAGAACTTTTAACAAAAATCCTTTCTTAA
- a CDS encoding ATP-grasp domain-containing protein, with amino-acid sequence MIYIVKKPTDTPSDNSTGMVADELKRRNVDFSYLDLETINPFSKDLEGNLIWICGIKQDELQFEIINSLSINNKVVNSPDAIAICASKVQTTAKLIKNGVKTPETIFTASKRLVSDFLEKHGTVVYKPVYGFDGNGIYPFENISELKENPPYYIQEYVKNDRDFRVFVIDKKAVGAIERVSDSFAHNIHQGGLGRALSKIPPEMAETASAAAKAIGIDYCGVDLLFKNDSYTVLEVNGTPNWHCMSAPVPKLLADYLIETEKSI; translated from the coding sequence ATGATTTATATTGTAAAAAAGCCTACCGACACTCCTTCAGACAATTCAACAGGAATGGTTGCAGATGAACTTAAAAGACGAAATGTGGATTTTTCATATCTTGATTTGGAAACAATAAACCCTTTCTCCAAAGATTTAGAGGGAAATCTCATCTGGATCTGCGGAATAAAGCAGGACGAACTTCAATTTGAAATAATAAACTCCCTTAGCATAAACAACAAGGTTGTAAATTCACCGGATGCAATAGCCATTTGTGCAAGCAAGGTGCAGACTACTGCAAAACTGATAAAAAACGGAGTGAAAACTCCTGAAACTATATTTACAGCATCAAAGCGTCTTGTTTCAGACTTTTTAGAAAAGCACGGAACTGTTGTATACAAACCTGTTTACGGATTTGACGGTAACGGAATATATCCTTTCGAAAACATTTCCGAATTAAAAGAAAATCCTCCCTATTACATCCAGGAATATGTTAAAAATGATCGCGATTTCAGGGTTTTTGTTATAGACAAAAAAGCTGTTGGTGCAATTGAAAGAGTTTCTGATTCATTCGCACACAACATCCACCAGGGAGGGCTTGGAAGGGCTTTATCAAAAATTCCTCCTGAAATGGCAGAGACTGCATCTGCGGCGGCAAAAGCTATTGGAATAGACTACTGTGGTGTTGACTTACTTTTCAAAAATGACTCATATACTGTTTTGGAAGTTAACGGAACACCAAACTGGCACTGTATGAGTGCACCTGTTCCAAAACTTCTTGCAGATTATTTAATAGAAACTGAAAAAAGCATATAA
- a CDS encoding CDP-2,3-bis-(O-geranylgeranyl)-sn-glycerol synthase, with protein sequence MLPAYVPNSAAAVFGGGSPIDSGKKWSDERRIFGDGKTWRGLFGGVFSGIFVGIILILIGNYAGIYIHTLLSVVLLATGALLGDLVKSFFKRRLNKKRGDEWLIADQYDLVAGSLLCVFIFDSGWVFANINLAVFLWIIIITPLLHRGANIIGYIIGVKEVPW encoded by the coding sequence ATGCTTCCAGCATATGTCCCAAACTCAGCAGCAGCAGTATTCGGAGGCGGCTCTCCAATAGATTCTGGAAAAAAGTGGAGTGACGAAAGAAGAATATTCGGGGACGGAAAGACCTGGAGAGGGTTGTTCGGCGGAGTTTTTTCAGGAATTTTTGTTGGAATAATTCTGATTTTAATTGGGAATTATGCAGGAATTTACATCCATACCCTGCTATCCGTAGTGCTTTTGGCAACAGGAGCGCTTCTTGGAGATCTGGTAAAAAGCTTTTTTAAGCGAAGGCTTAATAAAAAACGTGGAGATGAGTGGCTGATTGCAGATCAATATGATCTTGTTGCAGGCTCTCTTCTTTGTGTGTTTATATTTGACAGCGGGTGGGTATTTGCAAATATAAACCTTGCTGTATTTTTATGGATTATCATAATTACACCTCTTTTACATAGAGGCGCAAATATTATAGGGTATATTATCGGAGTGAAAGAAGTTCCATGGTAA
- the purD gene encoding phosphoribosylamine--glycine ligase: protein MVMKVLVVGGGGREHAIAKALSRNDECEIYSVMSKKNPGIAELCKDFLLCKETDAETIAGFAVKSGVKYAVIGPEAPLEAGVVDYLEDKGVGCVGPRRIAARLETDKAFCRDMMNKHGVAGCPLYRVFHDAKDAAKFILSYDGDLAIKPIGLTGGKGVKIMGEHFGREGAIKYIEEIGGEVVLEERLIGEEFTLMAFVDGTHLVPMPLVQDHKRAYEGDVGPNTGGMGSYTMPDHMLPFVSKRDYEKALLIMKDVIAFMNRAKTPYRGILYGQFMNTADGPKVIEFNARFGDPEAMNLLTLLKSDFCEIIKRIVEGTLSESHVVFENKATVCKYIVPKGYPESPESGGVIETGDLSGAELYYANVTEKDGSLYTQTSRTLAFVGMEDTLEGAEKTAQSAAASVKGDVFYRKDIGTIEVLNKRISHMKEIR, encoded by the coding sequence ATGGTCATGAAGGTTTTGGTTGTGGGTGGAGGCGGCAGAGAGCATGCAATAGCAAAAGCACTCTCCCGCAACGACGAATGTGAAATATATTCAGTAATGTCAAAGAAAAATCCGGGGATTGCAGAATTATGCAAAGATTTTCTTCTCTGCAAGGAAACAGATGCAGAAACAATTGCCGGATTTGCAGTTAAATCCGGTGTTAAATATGCTGTGATTGGTCCTGAAGCACCACTGGAAGCAGGTGTTGTGGACTATCTGGAAGATAAAGGGGTTGGATGCGTTGGCCCCCGCAGGATTGCCGCCCGCCTTGAAACCGACAAAGCTTTCTGCCGCGATATGATGAATAAGCATGGTGTTGCAGGATGTCCTCTCTATCGTGTTTTTCATGATGCAAAAGATGCGGCAAAGTTTATTTTATCATATGACGGTGATCTCGCAATAAAACCAATAGGTCTTACCGGCGGGAAAGGCGTCAAGATTATGGGCGAACATTTTGGACGGGAAGGAGCAATAAAATATATAGAGGAGATAGGCGGCGAAGTTGTCCTTGAAGAGAGGCTTATTGGAGAAGAGTTTACTTTAATGGCCTTTGTTGATGGAACACATCTTGTTCCGATGCCCCTGGTCCAGGATCACAAAAGGGCATATGAAGGTGATGTCGGTCCAAATACTGGAGGGATGGGATCATACACAATGCCTGATCACATGCTCCCGTTTGTCTCAAAAAGGGACTATGAAAAAGCACTCCTTATTATGAAGGATGTTATTGCATTCATGAACAGGGCGAAAACACCCTATAGAGGAATTCTATATGGCCAGTTTATGAACACTGCAGACGGCCCCAAAGTAATTGAATTTAATGCAAGATTTGGCGATCCGGAAGCAATGAATCTTTTAACACTCTTAAAATCTGATTTTTGCGAGATCATAAAAAGAATAGTTGAGGGAACTCTTTCAGAATCTCATGTTGTATTTGAAAACAAAGCAACAGTTTGTAAGTATATCGTTCCCAAAGGTTATCCTGAATCTCCTGAGTCCGGGGGTGTTATTGAAACCGGTGATTTATCAGGGGCTGAGCTCTATTATGCTAATGTAACTGAAAAAGATGGAAGTCTTTATACACAGACCTCAAGGACTCTTGCATTTGTCGGGATGGAAGACACTTTGGAGGGGGCAGAAAAGACTGCACAGTCAGCCGCGGCTTCAGTAAAAGGTGACGTTTTTTACAGAAAAGATATAGGAACTATTGAAGTTTTAAATAAACGCATCAGCCATATGAAGGAGATCAGATGA
- a CDS encoding UPF0058 family protein produces the protein MHKEELIALHQFMYSIKESFENENSNVVFSEYEALKIKPTQVHKSKMEHKHAIFVLGQEIAQAMKDVEPSASKRIADRMHELALKTEKEIEEDPDNKYL, from the coding sequence ATGCACAAAGAAGAACTAATAGCCCTCCATCAGTTTATGTATTCAATAAAGGAAAGCTTTGAGAACGAAAATTCAAATGTGGTTTTTTCTGAGTATGAAGCACTTAAGATAAAGCCAACTCAGGTTCATAAAAGTAAAATGGAACATAAACATGCAATTTTTGTCCTTGGACAGGAGATTGCACAGGCGATGAAGGATGTTGAACCTTCAGCCTCCAAGAGAATTGCAGACAGGATGCATGAACTTGCATTAAAAACAGAAAAAGAAATTGAAGAAGATCCTGATAATAAATATCTTTAA
- the pyrE gene encoding orotate phosphoribosyltransferase, with protein MVNEIAELLIEYGAIEFGDFTLASGAKSSYYIDLKSACTNPGLLFEIGKEISEKFDFDVVAGVAVGAVPIAVSVSLSSEKPYCIIRKEEKDHGKSGNIIGNVKDKNVLLVEDVITSGGSVIFGINALKSAGAIIDKVVTVVDREQGADEKLKSTGVNLHSLVRVSEILKKHS; from the coding sequence ATGGTAAATGAAATTGCAGAATTACTAATTGAATATGGTGCAATAGAATTTGGTGATTTTACACTTGCATCGGGTGCTAAAAGCAGTTATTATATCGATTTAAAATCGGCTTGCACAAATCCCGGACTTCTTTTTGAGATTGGAAAAGAAATATCGGAGAAATTTGATTTTGATGTTGTTGCAGGAGTTGCAGTGGGTGCAGTACCGATAGCTGTTTCAGTTTCTTTATCGTCTGAAAAACCTTATTGTATTATCAGAAAGGAAGAGAAGGATCATGGAAAATCCGGAAATATAATCGGTAATGTCAAAGATAAAAACGTGCTTTTGGTAGAAGATGTAATTACATCCGGAGGTAGTGTTATTTTTGGCATAAACGCTCTTAAATCAGCAGGTGCAATAATTGACAAAGTTGTAACTGTAGTAGATCGTGAACAGGGAGCAGATGAAAAATTAAAAAGCACCGGTGTAAATCTCCATTCGCTTGTTCGTGTATCTGAAATTTTAAAAAAGCATTCATAA
- the tes gene encoding tetraether lipid synthase Tes: MVIKTTKGLCPECGAVLPAEIIEEDGQIWIVRTCPKHGFFKNLYWSDSEMYRRFDKYSSEGTGIENPQKSALKEECPFACGICNNHKSTTLLANIDLTNRCNLNCDFCFANARACGYIYEPSFEEIVSMLKMLREEKPFPAPAVQFAGGEPTMRDDLVEIVKTAKKLGFKQIQMASNGIKLARDKQLVKDLKEAGLSTIYLHFDGVTKQTNPLINISKKVITNCAEYGQGVVLVPTVINGKNDHEVGDIIKFAADNIKVVRGVNFQPVAFTGAASEDDVTKERVTIPDLADRIEKQTGGILKKDYFYPVPCIIPISHLVEAYTGKPQIEFTTHQHCGAATYAFVNDDGLVPVNKMINVDEFFNVIEEMAGRLNDKKTLNKYITLVEGLKGMHSSLKKSESGKSGLFWKMLYQALVKQDFEALKDFHWNALFIGTMHFMDNYNYDVERVQRCCIHYATPDGRLIPFCTYNSGPVFREQVWKKYSKPIDKQDPLEELD, translated from the coding sequence ATGGTAATTAAAACAACAAAAGGCCTTTGTCCTGAATGTGGTGCAGTCCTCCCTGCAGAAATCATTGAGGAAGATGGCCAGATATGGATTGTCAGAACATGCCCAAAACATGGTTTTTTTAAGAATCTGTACTGGTCAGATTCGGAAATGTACAGGCGTTTTGACAAATACAGTTCCGAAGGAACAGGAATAGAAAATCCTCAAAAATCTGCATTAAAAGAAGAATGTCCGTTTGCCTGCGGTATCTGTAACAATCATAAATCTACTACACTCCTTGCAAACATTGACTTAACAAACAGATGTAATCTAAACTGTGATTTCTGCTTTGCCAATGCGCGTGCGTGCGGTTACATCTATGAACCATCCTTTGAAGAAATAGTTTCAATGTTAAAAATGCTCAGGGAGGAAAAGCCATTTCCTGCGCCTGCAGTGCAGTTTGCCGGCGGAGAACCAACAATGAGAGATGATCTCGTAGAGATTGTTAAGACTGCAAAAAAACTTGGCTTCAAACAGATACAGATGGCATCAAACGGGATTAAACTTGCAAGAGATAAACAACTGGTTAAGGATTTAAAAGAAGCAGGGCTCAGCACAATTTATCTTCACTTTGACGGGGTTACAAAACAGACAAATCCACTAATCAATATCAGTAAAAAAGTCATAACAAACTGCGCTGAATACGGTCAGGGAGTAGTCCTTGTACCAACTGTCATTAACGGCAAAAATGATCATGAAGTAGGAGACATCATCAAATTCGCGGCTGATAATATCAAGGTTGTAAGGGGTGTCAATTTCCAGCCGGTTGCATTCACAGGCGCCGCATCAGAAGATGATGTCACAAAAGAACGTGTTACAATACCAGACCTTGCTGACAGAATTGAAAAGCAAACAGGCGGCATACTTAAAAAAGACTACTTCTATCCGGTTCCATGTATTATCCCAATATCTCATCTTGTAGAAGCATACACAGGAAAACCACAGATTGAATTTACAACACACCAACATTGTGGTGCAGCGACTTACGCATTTGTAAATGATGACGGTCTTGTTCCTGTCAACAAAATGATCAATGTCGATGAATTCTTCAACGTAATAGAAGAAATGGCTGGCAGGCTAAATGACAAGAAAACACTCAATAAATACATAACTCTTGTCGAAGGACTTAAAGGGATGCATTCCTCTTTGAAAAAGAGCGAAAGCGGCAAATCAGGATTGTTCTGGAAGATGCTGTATCAGGCTCTTGTCAAGCAGGATTTTGAGGCATTAAAAGATTTCCACTGGAATGCTTTATTTATCGGAACAATGCATTTCATGGACAACTATAATTATGATGTTGAAAGAGTCCAGCGCTGTTGTATTCACTATGCAACACCGGACGGAAGGCTGATTCCTTTCTGCACATATAATTCAGGTCCTGTCTTTAGAGAACAGGTATGGAAGAAATATTCTAAACCAATTGATAAACAAGACCCGCTAGAAGAGCTTGACTAA
- the dnaG gene encoding DNA primase DnaG has translation MYSPETTKYQIIIEFETEGVVEKSDVVGAVFGQTEGLLGEDLDLRDLQRTGRIGRIDVKTVSKKGDTKGEILIYSSIDRAETALLAASLETIERVGPCSSIFKVKKIEDIRISKRKLIIERAKEILMDAFEESTIDTNDIIDEVREYSRIEKLIEIGPEKLPAGPNVCDSDAIIVVEGRADVINLLKYGIKNAVAVEGTNVPETIIELCRTKTATAFLDGDRGGDLILSELLQVADIDFIAIGPRGRSVEDMSRKEIIKPLRNKVPVEVIAGYDGGVDISTYTSNVFEDSKESLKNNPEDSRNVSPACDKELSKQMNEVKSSDITRFLSNEYIILNEYPSDEMEAALNKISGDVSGVITNRSVNQKIIDMAAMHGLNFIVAPDFKEIIRKPVSVKLLKIP, from the coding sequence TTGTATTCACCGGAAACTACAAAATATCAGATCATTATTGAATTTGAAACTGAGGGGGTGGTCGAAAAGTCCGATGTTGTTGGAGCGGTTTTTGGCCAGACCGAAGGTCTTTTGGGAGAAGACCTTGATCTTAGAGATCTTCAAAGAACAGGAAGAATAGGGAGAATTGATGTAAAAACAGTCAGCAAAAAAGGCGATACCAAAGGAGAAATTCTGATATATTCATCAATCGACAGGGCAGAAACAGCTCTTCTTGCCGCATCTCTTGAGACAATTGAAAGAGTAGGTCCGTGCTCTTCGATATTTAAGGTTAAAAAGATAGAAGATATCAGAATCTCAAAACGAAAGCTGATAATTGAAAGAGCAAAAGAAATCCTGATGGATGCATTTGAGGAGAGCACAATTGATACAAATGACATAATAGATGAGGTTCGTGAATATTCAAGAATTGAAAAATTAATAGAGATTGGTCCTGAAAAGCTTCCTGCAGGCCCTAATGTTTGTGACTCAGATGCAATTATTGTCGTTGAAGGAAGAGCTGATGTTATAAATCTCTTAAAGTACGGGATAAAAAATGCCGTTGCAGTCGAAGGTACTAATGTTCCGGAAACTATAATTGAGCTGTGCAGGACAAAAACGGCGACAGCATTCCTTGACGGAGACCGGGGTGGTGATTTAATCCTAAGCGAACTTTTGCAGGTTGCAGACATTGATTTCATTGCTATTGGTCCACGTGGACGCAGTGTCGAGGATATGTCCAGAAAGGAGATCATCAAGCCCTTAAGAAATAAAGTGCCTGTTGAGGTAATTGCAGGGTATGACGGAGGTGTTGATATAAGCACCTATACATCAAATGTTTTTGAGGACTCAAAAGAATCTTTAAAGAATAATCCGGAAGATTCACGAAATGTCAGTCCTGCCTGCGATAAAGAACTTTCTAAGCAGATGAACGAGGTTAAGAGTTCAGATATTACCCGTTTTTTATCAAATGAGTATATAATTCTAAATGAATACCCTTCAGATGAGATGGAGGCGGCACTAAATAAGATATCCGGAGATGTTTCAGGTGTGATTACAAACAGGAGTGTTAACCAGAAAATTATAGATATGGCCGCCATGCACGGTCTTAATTTTATTGTTGCACCTGATTTCAAGGAAATTATTCGAAAACCTGTCTCAGTTAAGCTTTTGAAGATACCTTAA